The following coding sequences lie in one Xanthomonas hyacinthi genomic window:
- a CDS encoding GGDEF domain-containing protein yields the protein MFLPIVVIGLVIAHALVAQAGGTGTPAAQWCGLAVQAVAVLAVLRRLRRAPAVDRMPWRLLAYAVGAQMLWTDCNLLALLLPQHGPLLLQLGVMFSGSSMIPALFLIARSFNRPQPRLVVALDALLALVGAGLLFLLIDLALSSSNGFSEPDVNLIINHADAMGLLLASMATLRLLGAGGCSRRHFYLSASAYLWVNAAVAALYNRIELGGLPWWGGLLIDLPSAALVLVASLPRGRWLRCARPSLRGAELIAAFAPIAFSLAVLLLAISVSRVSFFWGMAAATAAVVVYGVHVALLHSEHLEIQRLSRLGTRRLQQQVARDPLTGIANRVGLAARLRALDGGLDCSLLMIDIDFFKQFNDSHGHVRGDACLVEVATALAEALPAQTATVARYGGEEFAVVLPDTVADAAYAIAQRLLAAIEQRQIPHPASPLGVVTVSIGIATHPASAEAAIDLLHHADAALYRAKRNGRNCCAHALDAAADAQGVAAPG from the coding sequence GTGTTCTTGCCTATCGTGGTCATCGGATTGGTGATCGCCCATGCGCTGGTCGCACAGGCGGGCGGCACCGGTACGCCTGCGGCGCAATGGTGCGGCCTGGCGGTGCAGGCCGTGGCGGTGCTGGCGGTGCTGCGCCGGTTGCGGCGTGCGCCGGCGGTGGACCGGATGCCGTGGCGGCTGCTGGCGTACGCGGTCGGCGCGCAGATGCTGTGGACCGACTGCAACCTGCTGGCGCTGCTGTTGCCGCAGCACGGCCCGCTGCTGCTGCAGCTGGGGGTGATGTTTTCCGGCTCGTCGATGATTCCGGCGCTGTTCCTGATCGCGCGCTCGTTCAACCGGCCGCAGCCGCGGCTGGTGGTGGCGCTGGATGCGCTGCTGGCGCTGGTCGGCGCCGGCCTGCTGTTTCTGCTGATCGACCTGGCGCTGTCGTCCAGCAACGGTTTTTCCGAACCCGACGTCAACCTGATCATCAATCACGCCGACGCGATGGGCCTGCTGCTCGCGTCGATGGCCACGCTGCGCCTGCTCGGCGCCGGCGGCTGCAGCCGCCGCCACTTCTATCTCAGCGCCAGCGCCTATCTGTGGGTCAACGCTGCGGTGGCGGCGCTGTACAACCGCATCGAACTGGGTGGGCTGCCATGGTGGGGCGGGTTGCTGATCGATCTGCCCAGCGCGGCGTTGGTGCTGGTGGCGTCGCTGCCGCGCGGCCGCTGGCTGCGCTGCGCGCGGCCAAGCCTGCGCGGCGCCGAGCTGATCGCCGCGTTCGCGCCGATCGCGTTCTCGCTGGCGGTGCTGTTACTGGCGATCAGCGTGTCGCGGGTGAGCTTCTTCTGGGGCATGGCCGCGGCCACCGCGGCGGTGGTGGTGTACGGGGTGCACGTGGCGTTGCTGCACAGCGAGCACTTGGAAATCCAGCGGCTGAGCCGCCTGGGCACGCGCCGCCTGCAGCAGCAGGTGGCGCGCGATCCGTTGACCGGCATCGCCAACCGGGTCGGCCTGGCGGCGCGGCTGCGCGCCCTGGACGGCGGCCTGGACTGTTCGCTGCTGATGATCGACATCGATTTCTTCAAGCAGTTCAACGACAGCCACGGCCATGTGCGCGGCGACGCCTGCCTGGTGGAGGTGGCCACCGCGCTGGCCGAGGCCTTGCCCGCGCAGACCGCCACGGTGGCGCGCTACGGCGGCGAGGAATTCGCGGTGGTGCTGCCGGACACCGTGGCCGACGCCGCATACGCGATCGCGCAGCGCCTGCTGGCGGCCATCGAACAGCGGCAGATCCCGCACCCGGCCAGCCCGCTGGGCGTGGTCACGGTCAGCATCGGCATCGCCACCCACCCGGCCAGCGCCGAGGCGGCGATCGATCTGCTGCACCACGCCGACGCCGCGCTGTACCGCGCCAAGCGCAATGGCCGCAATTGCTGCGCGCATGCGCTGGATGCGGCGGCGGATGCGCAGGGCGTCGCTGCGCCGGGTTGA
- a CDS encoding catalase, which yields MASPRKPSKSSTPVDTSAVADQRGRGDELHQHAGGTHPPLTTNQGIPIADNQNSLRATPRGPTLLEDFILREKITHFDHERIPERIVHARGSAAHGYFELTASLAKYTTARILTEVGVKTPVFTRFSTVAGGAGSVDTPRDVRGFAVKFYTKEGNWDLVGNNIPVFFIQDAIKFPDLIHAVKMEPDRGFPQAASAHDTFWDFISLTPESLHMIMWAMSDRTIPRSLRMIEGFGIHSFRLLDGNGNSTFVKFHWRPKLGLQSTVWDEAVKLAGADPDFHRRDLFEAIQQGDFPEWELGVQLFTEEEADKFPFDHLDSTKLIPEELVPLQMVGRMVLDRWPDNFFAETEQVAYCPANIAPGIDFSNDPLLQGRLFSYLDTQLSRLGGPNFHQIPINAPKCPFANLQRDGHMQMGVPRGRVAYEPSSLQDDTPRERARGFPSHATPSEDGGKGRVRAASFADHYSQARMFFRSQSKPEQAHLASALVFELSKVETAHVRAAVVGHLRHIDPALAQRVADGLGLEALPPAPPAALPPQDLPPSPALQLIGKMKHTLQGRAIGILVHDGSDAATVKALQKAARDAGATVKIVAPKLGGATLSDGKKLAADGQLAGTPSFVFDAVAVVLSAAAGKQLSREAAAVDFVGNAFAHLKAIAADAGAQPLLKAGNVVKDAGVLDAGNGKGFIAAAKTRQWDREPKLRMLA from the coding sequence ATGGCCAGCCCTCGCAAGCCCAGCAAATCCAGCACGCCCGTCGACACCAGCGCCGTCGCCGACCAGCGCGGTCGCGGCGACGAACTGCACCAGCACGCCGGCGGCACGCATCCGCCGCTGACCACCAACCAGGGCATCCCGATCGCCGACAACCAGAACTCGCTGCGCGCCACCCCGCGCGGACCGACGCTCCTGGAAGATTTCATCCTGCGCGAGAAGATCACCCACTTCGACCACGAACGCATCCCCGAGCGCATCGTGCACGCGCGCGGCAGCGCCGCGCACGGCTATTTCGAACTGACCGCCTCGCTGGCCAAGTACACCACCGCCAGGATCCTCACCGAGGTCGGGGTGAAGACGCCGGTGTTCACCCGCTTCTCCACCGTGGCCGGCGGCGCCGGCTCGGTGGACACGCCGCGCGACGTGCGCGGCTTCGCGGTCAAGTTCTATACCAAGGAGGGCAACTGGGACCTGGTCGGCAACAACATCCCGGTGTTCTTCATCCAGGACGCGATCAAGTTCCCGGACCTGATCCACGCGGTGAAGATGGAGCCGGACCGCGGCTTCCCGCAGGCGGCCAGCGCGCACGACACGTTCTGGGACTTCATCTCGCTGACCCCCGAATCGCTGCACATGATCATGTGGGCGATGAGCGACCGCACCATTCCGCGCTCGCTGCGCATGATCGAAGGCTTCGGCATCCACAGCTTCCGCCTGCTCGACGGCAACGGCAACAGCACCTTCGTCAAGTTCCACTGGCGGCCCAAGCTCGGCCTGCAGTCCACGGTCTGGGACGAGGCGGTGAAGCTGGCCGGCGCCGATCCGGATTTCCATCGCCGCGATCTGTTCGAGGCGATCCAGCAAGGCGATTTCCCGGAATGGGAGCTGGGCGTGCAGCTGTTCACCGAAGAAGAGGCCGACAAATTCCCGTTCGACCATCTGGATTCGACCAAGCTGATCCCGGAGGAACTGGTGCCGCTGCAGATGGTCGGGCGCATGGTGCTGGACCGCTGGCCGGACAACTTCTTCGCCGAGACCGAGCAGGTGGCGTATTGCCCGGCCAACATCGCGCCCGGCATCGACTTCTCCAACGATCCGCTGCTGCAGGGCCGCCTGTTCTCCTACCTGGACACCCAGCTCAGCCGCCTGGGCGGGCCGAACTTCCACCAGATCCCGATCAACGCGCCGAAGTGCCCGTTCGCCAACCTGCAGCGCGACGGGCACATGCAGATGGGCGTGCCCAGGGGCCGCGTCGCCTACGAGCCCAGCTCGCTGCAGGACGACACTCCGCGCGAGCGCGCGCGCGGCTTCCCCAGCCACGCCACGCCGAGCGAGGATGGCGGCAAGGGCCGCGTGCGCGCGGCGAGCTTCGCCGACCACTACAGCCAGGCACGCATGTTCTTCCGCAGCCAGAGCAAGCCGGAGCAGGCGCATCTCGCCTCGGCGCTGGTGTTCGAACTGTCCAAGGTGGAGACCGCGCATGTGCGTGCGGCGGTGGTCGGGCACCTGCGCCACATCGATCCGGCGCTGGCGCAGCGCGTGGCCGACGGCCTGGGCCTGGAGGCGTTGCCGCCGGCGCCGCCGGCCGCGCTGCCGCCGCAGGACCTGCCGCCGTCGCCGGCGCTGCAACTGATCGGCAAGATGAAGCACACCTTGCAGGGGCGCGCGATCGGCATCCTGGTCCACGACGGGTCCGACGCGGCGACGGTGAAGGCCCTGCAGAAGGCCGCGCGCGACGCCGGCGCCACGGTCAAGATCGTGGCGCCGAAGCTGGGCGGGGCCACGCTCAGCGACGGCAAGAAGCTGGCCGCGGACGGGCAGCTGGCCGGCACCCCGTCGTTCGTGTTCGACGCGGTGGCGGTGGTGCTGTCGGCCGCGGCCGGCAAGCAGCTGAGCAGGGAGGCGGCGGCGGTCGATTTCGTCGGCAACGCCTTCGCGCATCTGAAGGCGATCGCCGCCGATGCCGGGGCGCAGCCGCTGCTGAAGGCCGGCAATGTGGTCAAGGACGCCGGCGTGCTCGATGCCGGCAACGGCAAGGGCTTCATCGCGGCGGCCAAGACCCGCCAGTGGGACCGCGAACCGAAGCTGCGCATGCTTGCCTGA
- a CDS encoding zinc-dependent alcohol dehydrogenase: MQALTYHGTRDVRVETVPDPVLIDADDIVLRVTATAICGSDLHLYRGKIPELHSGDVLGHEFMGVVEEVGPGVTRVKQGDRVVIPFVIACGECFHCRLTEYAACETTNTGKGAALNQKGIRPPAALFGYSHLYGGVAGGQAEYVRVPKANVGPLVVPDALHDEQVLFLSDILPTGYQAARNADVGQGSTVAIFGAGPVGLMTAACCRMLGAERIFMVDRYPYRLDFAQKTYGAIPLNFEQVDDPADIIVGQTDGRGVDASIDAVGFEAKGSSVETVMATLKLEGSSGTALRQCIAATRRGGTVSVPGVYAGFIHGFLFGDAFDKGLTFRMGQTHVQRFLPELLRHIGEGRLKPNEIITHRLRLAQAADGYAIFDRKEQDCRKVILTP, encoded by the coding sequence ATGCAAGCCCTCACCTATCACGGCACCAGAGACGTGCGCGTGGAAACCGTTCCCGATCCGGTCCTGATCGATGCCGACGACATCGTGCTGCGGGTCACCGCCACCGCGATCTGCGGCTCCGACCTGCACCTGTACCGCGGCAAGATTCCCGAACTGCACAGCGGCGACGTGCTCGGCCACGAGTTCATGGGCGTGGTCGAAGAGGTCGGCCCCGGCGTGACCCGGGTGAAGCAAGGCGACCGCGTGGTGATCCCGTTCGTGATCGCCTGCGGCGAGTGCTTCCACTGTCGCTTGACCGAGTACGCCGCCTGCGAGACCACCAATACCGGCAAGGGCGCTGCACTCAACCAGAAAGGCATCCGTCCGCCGGCGGCGCTGTTCGGCTACAGCCACCTGTACGGCGGCGTGGCCGGCGGCCAGGCCGAATACGTACGCGTGCCCAAGGCCAACGTCGGCCCGCTGGTGGTGCCGGACGCGCTGCACGACGAGCAGGTGCTGTTCCTGTCCGACATCCTGCCCACCGGCTACCAGGCCGCGCGCAACGCCGACGTCGGCCAGGGCAGCACGGTGGCGATCTTCGGCGCCGGGCCGGTCGGGCTGATGACCGCGGCGTGCTGCCGCATGCTCGGCGCGGAGCGCATCTTCATGGTCGATCGTTATCCGTACCGGCTGGATTTCGCGCAGAAAACCTACGGCGCGATCCCGCTCAATTTCGAGCAGGTCGACGATCCGGCCGACATCATCGTCGGCCAGACCGACGGCCGCGGCGTGGACGCGAGCATCGATGCGGTCGGCTTCGAGGCCAAGGGCAGCAGCGTGGAAACGGTGATGGCCACGCTGAAGCTGGAAGGCAGCAGCGGCACCGCGCTGCGCCAGTGCATCGCCGCCACGCGCCGCGGCGGCACGGTCAGCGTGCCCGGCGTGTATGCCGGCTTCATCCACGGCTTCCTGTTCGGCGACGCCTTCGACAAGGGGCTGACCTTCAGGATGGGCCAGACCCACGTGCAGCGCTTCCTGCCGGAGCTGCTGCGGCACATCGGCGAAGGCCGGCTCAAGCCGAACGAGATCATCACCCATCGCCTGCGCCTGGCGCAGGCCGCCGACGGCTACGCGATCTTCGACAGGAAGGAACAGGACTGCCGCAAGGTGATCCTGACGCCGTAA